Sequence from the Streptomyces peucetius genome:
CGCTGCCGGAGTCGGGGCGCATCAGTCCGGTGAGTTGTCGCACCAGGGTCGATTTGCCCGCCCCGTTGGGTCCGAGCAGGCCGAAGATCTCGCCGCGCCGCACCTCGAGGCTGATCCCGTCGGTGGCACGCACCTCGGGTGTCCCGGGCGTGCCCCGTCTGCCGCGCGCGGCGGGGTACGTCTTGACCAGATCCCGCACCACGCACACCGTACTCACGAGGTACGAGACTACGGGGTCCGTCCGCCCCGGATGCCCTCGGGCCCCGAGTGCTCTCCCGTCGGGCCGTGCTCGGCGGCCGTCCGTACGTCGATCTCGCGCCAGAATCCCGCCCGGATCGCATACCGGTCGTGCTCGTCGATCTGGTCGTCCTTGTGGGCCAGGAGTCCGAAGCGTGCGGCGTAGCGCAGCAGTTCGCCGTCGATGCGGTGCGGGATGCGCGGGTACAGGGTGGACAGCTTCTGCACGTGCCCGTTCTCGGGCAGCCGCTCCATCCAGCGCCGTGCGAAGACCTGGCCGACCTCGAACGGGTCGCCGCCGACGGTGGTGATGTCCTCCTCGCGGTCGGCCCAGCGCTGTTCGGCACTGGTGAGCTGGGCCAGGGTCGGCAGCGAGGCGGACTCCGGCGGCTCGCCGAGCGTCGCACTGCCGGGCCGTTCGATCCAGCCCTTGTCGGAGGACCAGCGCAGGGTCGCGTTCGGCGGGTGGGCGGCGGCGGGCGGGGCGGGCTGCTGCCCGGGGGCGCGCAGGCCGGCGAGGTCCTTGGGAGTGGGCACGCCCTTGGCGGGGGCGGGCGCGGGCTCCGCGCCGTTCTCCGCGGGAGGTGTGCGGGTGCCGCCGCGTACGGCGTCCTCGGCGCGCTCGGCGGCCGCGGCGAGCGCGGACTCGGGAAGGGGGGCCGACAGGATGGCCGCGATCTCGGGCCGGGGAACCGGCGGGGGCGCGCAGACGCCGGTGAGTTCCTTGGCCCGTACGGCCCGGGTGATCCACACCCGGTCGAGCACCCGGCGTTCGTCGGCCTCCGCGACGAGGTCCTCGGACTGGTTGTAGTCGCCGTCCGCGGCCTGCACGGCCCAGAGGTGGACCGCGACGCCGTGTTCCTTGGCGGACATCAGACCGGGCAGCAGGTCGCCGTCGCCGGTGACCAGCACCACGTCGGAGCAGGCGCGGTTCCTGGCCAGTTCGGTGAGTTCCGCGTGCATCGCCGCGTCGACGCCCTTCTGTGCCCAGCGGCCGTCGCTGCGGGTCAGAGCGCCGAGCCGGACGGTCACCCGGGGCATCACGCGCAGCCGCCGGTGCTCGGGCTGGGGAACGCGGTCGGGTGCGCCGTCGAACCAGTAGATGCGGAGCAGCGGCTGCTGGGTGTCGGCTTCCGCGAGTTCGCGCAGGCCGTGGATGAGGGCCGCATGGTCGACGGTGATCCGCGATCGGGCGGGCTCTCCGGCGAGCAGGCTGGCGGCAGCGCCCAGCAGATAGCCGGCGTCCACCAGGACGACGCAGCGGTCCACGCGTACCACCCTCTTTCGCGAGCTCAACGGTGCTTGGGATCGGGGATTGTTCCGGCTTTCCTTCGAGTCTGCCCGACCACGGGAGGCTTAACGGCCGGAACTCGATCATCGGCGTGGCGGATCGGGCCAGTCCCTCCGTACCAAGGGGTGATTACGGACCGCAATGATCCAAAATGCGACGGTTATAGGCTTATGTGAGTCTGGTCGCGGCCCTGGCCCCTAAACCCCCACAGGAGGCACCCCATGGCCAAGAACAAGAAGCAGGAACGCACCCAGAACAAGTCCTCTGCAGCGGAGCGCGGCACCCAGCAGGCTCGCAGCTCCTCGATGGAGGCGCAGGCCGAGCAGCGGGCGCAGTCGGTCACTCCGTCCGATGTGGCCCACAAGGGCCGGCAGAAGCGCTTCGGCCACAACTGACCGGCTTGCCGGCCTGCATGACGCGTAATGCGTAACGCCAGAAGGGGCGCTCCCGTGACGACGGGAGCGCCCCTTCTGCGTGTTCTGCTGTCCGTACGGGACGCGGGTCCGGTCAGCCGGCCAGGCAGGACGGGCCGAGCAGCACCTTGAGGTCGCCGAAGAGTGCCGGGTCGGGCTGCACCCGGTGCCGGTCGAGCCGCAGGACGGTGGTCTTGCGGGGGCCCTGGAGCTTGATGCGCACCTCCGTGTTGCCCTTGTGGTGGCTGAGGATCTCGCCGAGGCGGCTGACCATGGGCGGGGTGACCTTGACCGTCGGGATGGTCACCACCACGGGCGCGTTGGTACCCGCGGAGGACAGGTCGGGGACCATCAGCTCCATCGCGACGAGCCGCGGGATGTCCTCGCGCTTGTCGAGCCGGCCCTTGACGAACACCACGGTGTCCTCGACGAGCTGGGTGGAGACGAGCTGGTAGGTCGCCGGGAAGAACATGCACTCGATGGAGCCGGCCAGGTCCTCGACGGTGGCGATCGCCCAGGCGTTGCCCTGCTTGGTCATCTTGCGCTGCAGGCCGGAGATGATGCCGCCGATGGTGACGACCGCGCCGTCCGCGTGCTCGCCGCCGGTGAGCTGGGAGATCGCGGCGTCCGTCTTGTCGGAGAGGACGTGCTCGATCCCGAAGAGCGGGTGGTCGGAGACGTACAGGCCGAGCATCTCGCGCTCCTGCGCGAGCAGGTACGACTTCTCCCACTCGACGTCGGAGAACTCGACGTCGAGCCCGAAGCCCGGCTCCTCGCTCGCCTCGTCACTCATGCCGCCGAAGAGATCGAACTGCCCTTCGGCCTCCTTGCGCTTGACCGCGACCACGTTGTCGATCATCGGCTCGTGGTGGGCGACGAGGCCCTTGCGGGTGTGGCCCATCTCGTCGAAGGCACCGGCCTTGATGAGGGACTCGACGGTGCGCTTGTTGCAGACGACGGCCTCGACCTTGTCGAGGAAGTCGGGGAAGGAGCTGTACTTCCCCTTCGCCTTGCGGGTCCTGATGATCGACTCGACCACGTTCTGCCCGACGTTGCGCACGGCGGTGAGGCCGAACAGGATCACGTCGTCGCCTTGCGCGGCAAAGTTCGACATGGACTCGTTGACGTTCGGCGGGAGGACCCTGATGCCCATGCGCCGGCACTCGTTCAGATAGACGGCCGACTTGTCCTTGTCGTCCTTGACCGAGGTGAGCAGCGCCGCCATGTACTCCGCGGGGTGGTTGGCCTTGAGGTACGCCGTCCAGTAGGAGACGAGGCCGTACGCGGCGGAGTGGGCCTTGTTGAAGGCGTATCCGGCGAAGGGGACCAGCACGTCCCACAGAGCCTGGATGGCCTCGTCGCTGTAGCCCTTCTCCCGGGCGCCCTTCTGGAAGAGGACGAAGTTCTTCGCCAGCTCGTCGGGCTTCTTCTTGCCCATCACGCGGCGGAGGATGTCGGCCTCGCCGAGCGAGTAACCGGCGATGATCTGGGCGGCCTTCTGGACCTGCTCCTGGTAGACGATCAGGCCGTAGGTGACGTCCAGGACCTCCCGGAGCGGCTCCTCCAGCTCCTTGTGGATCGGCGTGATCTCCTGCTGCTTGTTCTTGCGCAGCGCGTAGTTCGTGTGCGAGTTCATGCCCATCGGGCCCGGGCGGTAGAGCGCGGACACGGCGGAGATGTCTTCGAAGTTGTCGGGCTTCATCAGCCGCAGCAGGGAGCGCATGGGCCCGCCGTCGAACTGGAAGACGCCGAGGGTGTCACCGCGCTGGAGCAGCTCGAAGGTCTTGGGGTCGTCGAGCGGGAGGGAGAGCATCTCCAGGTCGATGCCCTTGTTGGACTTCACCATCTTGATGGCGTCGTCCATGATCGTGAGGTTGCGCAGGCCCAGGAAGTCCATCTTCAGCAGGCCGAGCGACTCGCACTGCGGGTAGTCCCACTGGGTGATGGTCACACCGTCGGTGTGCCGCACCCAGATCGGGGCGTGGTCGACGATCGGCTCGCTGGACATGATCACACCGGCCGCGTGCACGCCC
This genomic interval carries:
- a CDS encoding NYN domain-containing protein, with product MDRCVVLVDAGYLLGAAASLLAGEPARSRITVDHAALIHGLRELAEADTQQPLLRIYWFDGAPDRVPQPEHRRLRVMPRVTVRLGALTRSDGRWAQKGVDAAMHAELTELARNRACSDVVLVTGDGDLLPGLMSAKEHGVAVHLWAVQAADGDYNQSEDLVAEADERRVLDRVWITRAVRAKELTGVCAPPPVPRPEIAAILSAPLPESALAAAAERAEDAVRGGTRTPPAENGAEPAPAPAKGVPTPKDLAGLRAPGQQPAPPAAAHPPNATLRWSSDKGWIERPGSATLGEPPESASLPTLAQLTSAEQRWADREEDITTVGGDPFEVGQVFARRWMERLPENGHVQKLSTLYPRIPHRIDGELLRYAARFGLLAHKDDQIDEHDRYAIRAGFWREIDVRTAAEHGPTGEHSGPEGIRGGRTP
- the dnaE gene encoding DNA polymerase III subunit alpha, with the protein product MTKPPFTHLHVHTQYSLLDGAARLKDMFEACNEMGMTHIAMSDHGNLHGAYDFFHSAQKAGVTPIIGIEAYVAPESRRNKRKIQWGQPHQKRDDVSGSGGYTHKTIWAANATGLHNLFRLSSDAYAEGWLQKWPRMDKETISQWSEGLIASTGCPSGELQTRLRLGQFDEALKSASEYQDIFGKDRYFLELMDHGIEIERRVRDGLLEIGKKLGIPPLVTNDSHYTYAHEATAHDALLCIQTGKNLSDPDRFRFDGTGYYLKSTDEMYAIDSSDAWQEGCRNTLLVAEQIDTTGMFEKRDLMPKFEIPEGHTEVTWFKEEVRRGMERRFPGGIPEDRQKQAEYEMDVIIQMGFPGYFLVVADFIMWAKNNGIAVGPGRGSAAGSIVAYAMGITDLDPIPHGLIFERFLNPERVSMPDVDIDFDERRRVEVIRYVTEKYGADKVAMIGTYGKIKAKNAIKDSARVLGYPYAMGDRLTKAMPADVLGKGIDLNGITDPSHPRYSEAGEIRAMYENEPDVKKVIDTARGVEGLVRQMGVHAAGVIMSSEPIVDHAPIWVRHTDGVTITQWDYPQCESLGLLKMDFLGLRNLTIMDDAIKMVKSNKGIDLEMLSLPLDDPKTFELLQRGDTLGVFQFDGGPMRSLLRLMKPDNFEDISAVSALYRPGPMGMNSHTNYALRKNKQQEITPIHKELEEPLREVLDVTYGLIVYQEQVQKAAQIIAGYSLGEADILRRVMGKKKPDELAKNFVLFQKGAREKGYSDEAIQALWDVLVPFAGYAFNKAHSAAYGLVSYWTAYLKANHPAEYMAALLTSVKDDKDKSAVYLNECRRMGIRVLPPNVNESMSNFAAQGDDVILFGLTAVRNVGQNVVESIIRTRKAKGKYSSFPDFLDKVEAVVCNKRTVESLIKAGAFDEMGHTRKGLVAHHEPMIDNVVAVKRKEAEGQFDLFGGMSDEASEEPGFGLDVEFSDVEWEKSYLLAQEREMLGLYVSDHPLFGIEHVLSDKTDAAISQLTGGEHADGAVVTIGGIISGLQRKMTKQGNAWAIATVEDLAGSIECMFFPATYQLVSTQLVEDTVVFVKGRLDKREDIPRLVAMELMVPDLSSAGTNAPVVVTIPTVKVTPPMVSRLGEILSHHKGNTEVRIKLQGPRKTTVLRLDRHRVQPDPALFGDLKVLLGPSCLAG